One genomic region from Tripterygium wilfordii isolate XIE 37 chromosome 20, ASM1340144v1, whole genome shotgun sequence encodes:
- the LOC119987196 gene encoding 2-hydroxy-palmitic acid dioxygenase MPO1-like — MGKAGLLDLENHFVFHGTYHKNPINVLMHTLFVWPIIFSTLVVLNFVPPLFSISHTGFIPSGFLDQGLVLNLGFFLTIIHALTFICLDKKAGSLAALLFLACWVGASSLAARLGFSLAWKVVLPAQLFCGTGLFLGHGVFEKRVSTRLDNFIQALVMEPFFVVLEVLQTCCGYEPYPGFHASVKARIEAELKEFEDRKQKKIS, encoded by the exons ATGGGTAAGGCGGGGCTGCTTGATCTGGAGAATCATTTTGTGTTTCACGGAACCTATCACAAGAACCCAATTAACGTTTTGATGCATACCTTGTTTGTTTGGCCGATAATCTTCTCTACTCTTGTTGTTCTTAACTTCGTACCTCCTCTTTTTAGTATCTCGCATACCGGGTTCATCCCATCAGGGTTTCTTGATCAAGGCTTGGTATTGAATTTGGGTTTCTTCTTGACTATAATCCACGCCTTGACTTTTATTTGTTTGGATAAGAAAGCCGGGTCTTTAGCTGCTTTGCTCTTTCTTGCTTGTTGGGTTGGTGCCAGTTCTCTTGCGGCGAGACTTGGGTTCTCTCTGGCTTGGAAG GTTGTTCTGCCTGCACAGTTGTTCTGTGGGACTGGACTGTTTCTAGGCCATGGAGTATTTGAG AAACGGGTTTCCACTCGTTTGGACAACTTTATTCAAGCCCTTGTGATGGAACCTTTCTTTGTAGTGCTGGAG GTCCTGCAAACATGTTGCGGCTATGAACCGTATCCGGGGTTCCATGCAAGTGTAAAAGCAAGAATTGAAGCTGAACTCAAGGAATTTGAGGATAGAAAACAGAAGAAGATTTCTTAG
- the LOC119987195 gene encoding non-functional NADPH-dependent codeinone reductase 2-like, whose product MVSIPTAQLNSFDKTSIPLVGFGTAEFPFGVNQNIKQSILEAIEVGYRHFDTAAIYQSEVPLGEAIAEALRFGLIKSRHELFITSKLYNCDCHSHLVLPALKKSLQNLQLEYIDLYLIHFPGSLKPGTQYPFQKEDIVAFDLESVWEAMEECQNLNLTKSIGVSNFTCKKLVKLLDISKIPPAVNQVEMNPFWQQKKLRKFCDEKGIHVTAYSPLGAGGSPFSMGVLDSDVLKEIANANGKTVAQVCLRWVYEQGVSLVVKSFNKERMKENVGIFDWKLSEEDLHKIDQIPQKRGLLAEEFVSDEGPYKSLIELWDGEI is encoded by the exons ATGGTGAGCATTCCAACAGCCCAGTTGAATTCATTCGACAAAACCAGTATCCCACTTGTAGGCTTTGGGACAGCTGAATTCCCTTTCGGGGTgaatcaaaacataaaacagTCTATCCTCGAAGCAATTGAAGTTGGGTATCGTCACTTTGACACTGCAGCAATTTATCAGTCAGAGGTTCCTCTAGGAGAAGCAATTGCAGAAGCTTTACGTTTCGGCCTCATCAAATCTCGCCATGAATTGTTTATCACCTCAAAGCTTTATAACTGCGATTGTCACAGTCACCTTGTCCTTCCTGCACTGAAAAAATCCCTGCA GAACCTTCAACTGGAATATATTGATCTATATCTCATTCATTTTCCGGGGAGCTTAAAGCCAGGTACTCAATATCCGTTTCAGAAGGAAGACATTGTTGCATTTGATTTAGAATCTGTTTGGGAGGCCATGGAAGAGTGCCAAAATCTTAACCTCACCAAGTCAATAGGAGTAAGCAATTTTACCTGCAAGAAGCTTGTCAAGTTACTTGACATCTCAAAAATCCCTCCTGCTGTCAATCAA GTGGAGATGAACCCATTTTGGCAACAAAAGAAGCTGAGGAAGTTTTGTGATGAGAAGGGTATCCACGTTACTGCCTACTCTCCATTGGGTGCTGGAGGCTCACCTTTCAGTATGGGAGTGTTGGACAGTGATGTGCTGAAAGAAATTGCCAATGCTAATGGAAAAACAGTTGCTCAG GTTTGTTTGAGATGGGTTTATGAACAAGGAGTGAGTCTTGTTGTGAAGAGCTTCAACAAGGAAAGAATGAAAGAGAATGTTGGGATATTTGATTGGAAGCTAAGTGAAGAAGACCTGCACAAGATTGATCAAATCCCCCAGAAGAGAGGGCTTTTGGCAGAAGAATTTGTCTCCGACGAAGGTCCTTACAAGTCTCTCATCGAGCTATGGGACGGAGAGATATGA
- the LOC119987194 gene encoding non-functional NADPH-dependent codeinone reductase 2-like, whose amino-acid sequence MFFQLGVAVLKPHHLPCPACPTVRTKQTKQDFSCGAVSQKMVSIPTAQLNTFDKTSIPLAGFGTAEFPFGVNQNIKQSILKAIEVGYRHFDTAAIYQSEVPLGEAIAEALRFGLIKSRHELFITSKLCSGDCHSHLVLPALKKSLQNLQLEYIDLYLIHFPGSLKPGTQYPFQKEDIVALDLESVWKAMEECQNLNLTKSIGVSNFTCEKLIKLLDISKIPPAVNQVEMNPFWQQKKLRKFCDEKGIHVTAYSPLGAGGSPFSMGVLDSDVLKEIANANGKTVAQVCLRWVYEQGVSLVVKSFNKERMKENVGIFDWKLSEEDLHKIDQIPQKRGLLAEEFVSDEGPYKSLIELWDGEI is encoded by the exons ATGTTTTTCCAGTTGGGAGTGGCAGTTCTAAAGCCTCATCATCTACCCTGTCCGGCTTGTCCTACAGTGCGGACAAAGCAGACCAAGCAAGATTTCTCTTGTGGTGCAGTATCACAGAAAATGGTGAGCATTCCAACAGCTCAGTTGAATACATTCGACAAAACCAGTATCCCACTTGCAGGCTTTGGGACAGCTGAATTCCCTTTCGGGGTgaatcaaaacataaaacagTCTATCCTCAAAGCAATTGAAGTTGGGTATCGTCACTTTGACACTGCAGCAATTTATCAGTCAGAGGTGCCTCTAGGAGAAGCAATTGCAGAAGCTTTACGTTTCGGCCTCATCAAATCTCGCCATGAATTGTTTATCACCTCAAAGCTTTGTAGCGGCGATTGTCACAGTCACCTTGTCCTTCCTGCACTGAAAAAATCCCTGCA GAACCTTCAACTGGAATATATTGATCTATATCTCATTCATTTTCCGGGGAGCTTAAAGCCAGGTACTCAATATCCGTTTCAGAAGGAAGACATTGTTGCACTTGATTTAGAATCTGTTTGGAAGGCCATGGAAGAGTGCCAAAATCTTAACCTCACCAAGTCGATAGGAGTAAGCAATTTTACCTGCGAGAAGCTTATCAAGTTACTTGACATCTCAAAAATCCCTCCTGCTGTCAATCAA GTGGAGATGAACCCATTTTGGCAGCAAAAGAAGCTGAGGAAGTTTTGTGATGAGAAGGGTATCCATGTTACTGCTTACTCTCCATTGGGTGCTGGAGGCTCACCTTTCAGTATGGGAGTGTTGGACAGTGATGTACTGAAAGAAATTGCCAATGCTAACGGAAAAACAGTTGCTCAG GTATGTTTGAGATGGGTTTATGAACAAGGAGTGAGCCTTGTTGTGAAGAGCTTCAACAAGGAGAGAATGAAAGAGAATGTTGGGATATTTGATTGGAAGCTAAGTGAAGAAGACCTGCACAAGATTGATCAAATCCCCCAGAAGAGAGGGCTTTTGGCAGAAGAATTCGTCTCCGATGAAGGTCCTTACAAGTCTCTCATTGAGCTATGGGACGGAGAGATATGA
- the LOC119987193 gene encoding pentatricopeptide repeat-containing protein At2g02980, chloroplastic-like has protein sequence MTMNSLQRLRYVRPKKELAYVLLSRSKHTHPSFSSSDSEITTTTNPKPNDNLSPKEQKLMRHFKKCSTMKDINQIHADIVKSGFECSLYLIGKIIVFCAVSERGDIGYGVSVFQRMENPDGFSWNTMIRGFIKANEPQMAFDYYKRMQEKGEVADNFTFSFLLKGCSQLDLAELGRQMHCSTIKLGLESHVFVRNTLIHMYGNMKLIGYARQLFDEMPSPQLVAWNTIIDCHVCCGNCKEALDLFSLMRGSCIEPDDATFVATLSACSALGALDYGRRINSCINRSRFHSVVQVKNSLIDMYVKCGAVEEAFEVFNQMCNKNTVTWNTMIHGLATHGHTNEALLLFSRMLEEKFVTPDVATFLGVLCACSHGGLVEEGKKYFHIMITDHGIKPTIKHYGSMVDILGRAGFVDEAYQLIRRMPTDSNAVVWRTLLAACRLHGNVEIGELASRHLLELVPDHSSDYVLLSNIYASEGQWNQVLSVRRSMHYRSVQKPQAGNSFIGLHPNAESEMDVTETSYETKN, from the coding sequence ATGACCATGAACTCCTTGCAACGGCTTCGCTACGTCCGACCCAAAAAAGAGCTTGCATATGTTCTATTGTCTCGCTCAAAACACACAcacccttctttttcttcttcggATTCGGAGATAACAACAACAACGAACCCGAAGCCAAATGACAATCTTTCCCCTAAAGAGCAAAAGCTGATGCGGCATTTCAAGAAATGTTCCACCATGAAAGATATAAACCAAATCCATGCCGATATTGTCAAGTCTGGCTTTGAATGCAGTCTCTATCTCATCGGTAAGATCATCGTCTTCTGTGCTGTTTCAGAGCGAGGAGATATCGGTTATGGTGTTTCAGTTTTTCAGAGAATGGAAAACCCAGATGGGTTTTCATGGAATACAATGATTAGGGGGTTTATCAAGGCTAATGAGCCACAAATGGCGTTTGATTACTATAAAAGAATGCAAGAGAAGGGAGAGGTCGCTGACAATTTCACATTCTCGTTCTTACTAAAGGGGTGTAGTCAGTTGGATTTGGCTGAATTGGGCAGGCAAATGCATTGTAGTACTATAAAACTTGGGTTGGAGTCGCATGTTTTTGTAAGGAACACTCTGATTCATATGTACGGAAACATGAAGCTCATTGGATATGCACGTCAACTGTTCGACGAAATGCCTAGTCCACAGCTGGTGGCTTGGAACACTATTATTGATTGTCATGTCTGTTGCGGCAACTGCAAAGAAGCGCTAGACCTGTTCTCTCTAATGCGGGGAAGTTGTATAGAACCGGATGATGCCACATTTGTGGCGACACTCTCTGCTTGTTCTGCTTTGGGTGCATTAGATTATGGGAGGAGGATTAACTCCTGTATCAATCGTAGTAGATTTCATAGCGTTGTGCAGGTTAAAAATTCACTCATTGATATGTATGTTAAGTGTGGAGCGGTTGAAGAAGCATTTGAAGTCTTCAATCAGATGTGCAACAAGAATACTGTCACATGGAACACAATGATACATGGCCTTGCAACACATGGTCATACGAATGAAGCATTGCTACTCTTCTCAAGGATGTTGGAAGAAAAGTTCGTGACACCAGACGTTGCTACTTTCTTGGGAGTTCTTTGTGCTTGTAGTCATGGAGGCTTGGTTGAAGAAGGCAAAAAATATTTCCATATTATGATCACGGACCATGGAATCAAACCAACGATAAAGCACTATGGTAGCATGGTGGACATTCTTGGTCGAGCCGGCTTTGTGGATGAGGCATACCAATTGATAAGGAGAATGCCAACGGACAGCAATGCAGTTGTGTGGAGGACATTGTTGGCTGCATGTCGGTTACACGGAAATGTTGAGATCGGGGAGCTGGCGAGTAGGCATCTGCTGGAATTGGTACCAGATCATAGCAGTGATTACGTTCTCTTATCAAACATATATGCCAGCGAAGGGCAATGGAATCAAGTCCTGAGCGTTCGGAGATCAATGCACTATAGAAGCGTGCAAAAACCCCAGGCCGGCAATAGCTTCATTGGCTTGCATCCTAACGCAGAATCAGAGATGGACGTCACTGAGACTTCTTATGAGACCAAAAACTAA
- the LOC119987560 gene encoding NAC domain-containing protein 100-like, with amino-acid sequence MENILGDHEDQMDLPPGFRFHPTDEELISHYLHKKVLDTNFSARAIGDVDLNKSEPWELPWKAKLGEKEWYFFCVRDRKYPTGLRTNRATEAGYWKATGKDKEIYKGKPLVGMKKTLVFYKGRAPKGEKTNWVMHEYRLEGKYSVHNLPKTAKNEWVICRVFQKSAGGKKTHISGLMNLGSIGNDLSTNCGLPPLMDSSSSPSSGGKTKPQANLAYVPCFSNNNQITSIQRNQEYPTPYFNNSHIFPRNIPVSNSLYPSQSSPVLANLGYPPSSILMQDQSILRALIENQGSNNLLMQCFKTERDMVSVSQDTGLTSELNNEISSVMSNLEMGRRHHQEAPPPPSSTSAGLVDLDCLWNY; translated from the exons ATGGAAAACATTTTGGGAGATCATGAAGATCAGATGGATTTACCACCTGGTTTTAGATTCCATCCAACTGATGAGGAGCTTATCTCTCACTATTTGCACAAGAAGGTCCTTGACACCAACTTCTCTGCTAGAGCTATTGGAGATGTGGACTTGAACAAGTCTGAACCTTGGGAATTACCAT GGAAAGCAAAATTGGGGGAGAAAGAGTGGTACTTTTTCTGTGTGAGGGATAGGAAATACCCAACTGGTTTGAGAACAAATAGAGCCACTGAAGCTGGTTATTGGAAAGCTACAGGCAAAGACAAGGAGATTTACAAAGGAAAACCACTTGTTGGGATGAAGAAAACCCTAGTTTTCTACAAGGGTAGAGCTCCTAAAGGGGAGAAAACCAATTGGGTTATGCATGAATACAGATTAGAAGGCAAATACTCTGTCCACAACCTCCCCAAAACTGCCAAG AATGAGTGGGTGATTTGTAGGGTATTTCAAAAGAGTGCTGGTGGGAAGAAAACCCATATTTCAGGATTGATGAATTTAGGGTCTATTGGGAATGATTTGAGTACTAATTGTGGTCTACCACCATTAATGGATTCTTCCTCCTCACCTTCTAGTGGTGGAAAGACCAAACCACAGGCCAATTTGGCTTACGTGCCCTGCTTCTCCAACAACAACCAAATTACTAGTATTCAAAGAAACCAAGAATACCCAACTCCCTATTTCAACAACTCTCACATTTTCCCTAGAAACATCCCAGTCTCCAATTCACTCTATCCCTCTCAATCCAGCCCAGTTTTGGCAAATTTGGGATACCCACCAAGCTCAATTTTGATGCAAGATCAGTCAATTTTGAGGGCACTGATTGAGAACCAAGGGTCCAATAATCTCTTGATGCAGTGCTTCAAAACAGAGAGGGATATGGTCAGTGTGTCCCAAGACACAGGCCTCACTAGTGAATTGAACAATGAAATCTCATCAGTTATGTCAAATCTTGAGATGGGTAGGAGGCATCATCAAgaggcaccaccaccaccatcttcTACCTCAGCTGGCCTTGTGGACCTTGATTGTTTGTGGAATTATTAG